The Bombus pyrosoma isolate SC7728 linkage group LG3, ASM1482585v1, whole genome shotgun sequence genome has a segment encoding these proteins:
- the LOC122565794 gene encoding vigilin — translation MQQQSVMEEGTAYEPPTYDETFPVLPESASSSSGKLNIFSINNNLQLGRITITQMFRVPGEERKFDHSDKFGERESIRTCKTIMKETNTIIEIATSKDQSLTFLITGKQNQVLEAKRRILTTFQTQASKQISIPKDHHRWILGKQGQRLKDLEKTTATKINVPSVQDQSDTITITGTKEGIEKAEHEIRVISDEQSRKAFERISVPKIYHPFIHGAHNENLIAMMADTGARINIPPASVQEDEITIAGEKEGVLAAKQKIEAIYRDMEKRCAIVSVEVPKSQHKYVIGPRGSTIAEILQVTGVSVEMPAPDSPTGTITLRGPQEKLGQALNKVYEKANSVRTAVVKAPVWIHKYIIGRKGVNIKRITQEMPKVNVEFTGKEDKIKIEGPPEEVEKAQNELQVMASDLISKLTFTELNVDPRFYKHIIGKNGCNVNRVKEGTGVVINISENDGSNVIRIEGNLAGVLKAQTELVEMVKKLENEKEKDVIIDHRYYPSIIGNKGDNIKEIRDKFNQVQITIPGPGEKGDIVKIRGPKEDVDKCHKYLMKLVKELNENNYVLEVPIFKQFHKFVIGKGGVNIRKIREETQTKIDLPAEGEKSDVITITGKKENVEKAKEMIQKIQNELANIIMDEIVIPPKFYNSLIGTGGKLIHSIMEDCGGVAIKFPTAESRSDKVTIRGPKEDVEKAKQQLLELTNEKQLSSYSAEVRAKVQHHKFLIGKNGANIKKIRESTGARIIFPTEADQDKEVITIMGKKEAVEKAKAELEATISEIDNITEGEIRIDPKHHRHFVARRGGVLHRIADECGGVQISFPRAGVDSDRVILKGSHECIEAAKQRMREIVQELESMVTEECIIPQKHHRTVMGAKGRKVQMITSEYDVQIKFPDRDTYDEQRVAEQMNGENGEVPETVPACDVIRITGQPENVAAAKQALLDLVPITIEVEVPFDLHRSIIGQKGRDVRELMNTYDVHIMLSPAEEKLDYIKISGTPPCVENAKQAILDKCKALEAERQDRALKSFELKIEVDPEYHPKIIGRKGAVINKIRSDHDVQINFPRKGDPEEHIITITGYEKNACTARDDIMKIVNELNDLTKEEVHINAAVHSRLIGSKGRNIRKIMDEFKVDIKFPRKTDPDPNIVTIVGTEENVADAKDRLLNLEEEYIQDVIENEYRENLRSPQRDERNSGNSGFVVKGGPWEQQQQSAPNTASVEEFPQFAGYSHVPVTNPDGPWGVKR, via the exons ATGCAGCAGCAGTCAGTAATGGAAGAGGGAACGGCCTATGAGCCACCTACCTATGATGAGACATTCCCAGTTCTTCCTGAGTCAGCCAGTTCAAGTtcaggaaaattaaatattttctctataaataataatttacaacttgGACGTATAACTATTACACAG ATGTTTCGTGTACCTGGAGAGGAACGCAAATTTGATCACAGTGACAAATTTGGAGAACGTGAATCCATACGTACATGTAAAACAATAATGAAAGAGACAAATACAATCATTGAAATAGCTACATCAAAAGATCAGTCTCTAACATTCCTAATAACTGGTAAACAAAATCAAGTGTTGGAAGCCAAGCGTCGAATTTTAACAACATTTCAGACGCAg GCAAGCAAACAAATTAGCATTCCTAAGGATCATCATCGTTGGATTCTTGGAAAACAGGGGCAGCGTCTAAAAGATCTAGAAAAAACAACTGCAACAAAGATAAATGTTCCATCTGTGCAAGATCAGTCAGATACAATAACTATTACAGGAACTAAAGAAGGAATAGAAAAGGCTGAGCATGAAATTAGAGTGATTTCAGATGAACAG TCAAGAAAAGCATTTGAAAGAATATCTGTGCCAAAAATATATCATCCATTTATACATGGTGCACATAATGAGAATCTCATTGCCATGATGGCAGACACTGGTGCTCGAATTAATATTCCCCCTGCTTCTGTTCAAGAAGATGAAATCACCATTGCTGGTGAAAAAGAAGGTGTTTTAGCAgcaaaacaaaaaattgaagCCATTTATAGAGATATG GAAAAGAGATGTGCAATAGTATCAGTTGAAGTTCCAAAATCTCAGCACAAATACGTCATTGGTCCACGTGGTAGTACAATAGCAGAGATACTACAAGTAACTGGTGTGAGTGTAGAAATGCCTGCACCAGATTCTCCTACAGGAACTATTACTCTTCGTGGACCTCAGGAAAAGCTTGGTCAAG CACTAAATAAAGTATATGAAAAAGCGAATAGTGTTCGTACAGCTGTGGTGAAAGCACCCGTTTGgattcataaatatatcataGGAAGGAAAGGAGTTAATATTAAACGTATTACGCAAGAAATGCCAAAAGTGAATGTAGAGTTCActggaaaagaagataaaatcaAAATCGAAGGTCCTCCTGAAGAAGTAGAAAAAGCACAAAATGAACTTCAAGTGATGGCTAGTGATCTTATATCTAAGCTCACTTTTACAGAATTAAATGTTGATCCtagattttataaacatattattgGAAAGAATGGATGTAATG taaatcGAGTAAAAGAAGGAACAGGTGTTGTAATTAATATCTCTGAGAATGATGGTAGTAACGTAATTCGTATTGAAGGAAATCTTGCTGGTGTGCTCAAAGCTCAAACG GAGTTAGTAGAAATGGTGAAAAAACTggagaatgaaaaagagaaagatgtaATAATAGATCATCGTTATTATCCTAGTATTATTGGAAATAAGGGagataatattaaagaaattagagATAAGTTCAATCAAGTACAGATCACTATTCCTGGTCCAG GTGAAAAAGGAGATATAGTAAAAATTAGAGGGCCTAAAGAGGATGTAGATAAGtgccataaatatttaatgaaattagtaaaagaactcaatgaaaataattatgtctTAGAGGTACCTATTTTCAAGCAGTTTCATAAGTTTGTTATTGGAAAAGGTGGAGTCAATATTCGTAAA atCAGAGAAGAAACACAAACTAAAATCGATTTACCTGCCGAAGGTGAGAAAAGCGATGTTATAACCATCACTGGCAAGAAAGAGAATGTAGAAAAAGCTAAAGAAATGAttcaaaaaatacaaaatgaattg GCCAATATTATTATGGATGAAATAGTAATCCCACCAAAGTTTTACAATTCTCTTATTGGTACTGgtggaaaattaattcactCTATTATGGAAGATTGTGGTGGCGttgcaattaaatttcctacaGCAGAGAGTCGAAGTGATAAG GTAACTATTAGGGGGCCTAAAGAAGATGTTGAGAAGGCAAAACAACAGTTGCTTGAGCttacaaatgaaaaacaattGTCCAGCTATTCAGCTGAAGTACGTGCCAAAGTACAACATCATAAATTCCTTATTGGAAAGAATGGTGCCAATATTAAAAAG ataagaGAATCCACAGGAGcacgtataatatttccaaCGGAAGCAGATCAGGATAAGGAAGTAATTACAATTATGGGAAAGAAAGAGGCTGTTGAAAAAGCTAAAGCTGAACTAGAAGCTACAATTAGCGAAATC GATAATATTACTGAAGGTGAAATTCGCATTGATCCGAAGCATCATAGACATTTTGTTGCTCGGAGAGGAGGCGTATTACATCGTATTGCAGATGAATGTGGAGGAGTACAAATTTCATTCCCGAGAGCTGGCGTCGATAGTGATCGAGTAATTTTAAAAGGATCACATGAATGTATAGAAGCAGCGAAGCAACGAATGCGTGAAATTGTACAAGAATTA GAATCAATGGTAACAGAAGAATGCATAATACCTCAAAAACATCATCGTACAGTTATGGGAGCAAAGGGACGTAAAGTGCAGATGATTACGTCTGAGTATgatgtacaaattaaattcccTGATCGGGATACATATG atGAACAGCGTGTAGCAGAGCAAATGAACGGTGAGAATGGTGAAGTTCCCGAAACTGTTCCAGCGTGTGATGTTATTCGCATTACTGGGCAACCAGAGAATGTAGCTGCTGCTAAACAAGCGTTGCTTGATCTAGTACCAATTACGATAGAA gtCGAGGTGCCGTTTGATCTTCATCGCTCTATAATAGGTCAAAAGGGTCGTGATGTACGGGAACTAATGAATACATATGATGTTCATATCATGTTATCTCCAGCGGAGGAAAAACTTGATTATATTAAG ATTTCTGGAACACCACCGTGTGTTGAAAATGCAAAACAAGCTATACTCGATAAGTGTAAAGCTTTGGAAGCTGAACGTCAAGATAGAGCTTTGAAGTCGTTCGAATTAAAG attgaAGTCGATCCAGAATATCATCCAAAGATAATTGGACGAAAAGGGGCcgtgattaataaaatacgtagTGATCATGatgttcaaattaattttccacgtAAAGGTGATCCAGAAGAACATATCATTACAATCACTGGTTATGAAAAAAATGCTTGCACCGCAAGAGACGATATCATGAAAATTGTTAACGAATTA aATGACTTGACGAAAGAAGAAGTGCATATAAATGCTGCTGTGCATTCGCGTTTAATCGGttcgaaaggaagaaatattcgtaaaataatgGATGAGTTTAAagttgatattaaatttccaagGAAAACCGATCCTGATCCCAATATTGTAACAATTGTGGGTACGGAAGAAAATGTAGCTGATGCAAAAGATCGTTTATTGAatttagaagaagaatat ATTCAAGATGTTATAGAAAATGAGTACCGCGAAAATTTACGTTCACCTCAACGCGATGAAAGGAATTCTGGAAATTCCGGGTTTGTAGTGAAAGGAGGACCTTGGGAACAGCAACAACAAAGTGCTCCGAACACCGCTAGCGTTGAAGAATTTCCGCAATTTGCCGGATATTCTCACGTACCTGTAACTAATCCTGATGGTCCTTGGGGTGTGAAACGTTAA